In a genomic window of Allomeiothermus silvanus DSM 9946:
- a CDS encoding Gfo/Idh/MocA family protein, protein MKKNKEFANRLHALVPKFAYVPKEDRFLMDPGPLKYRFNVIGVGVNGQEHVRVTLLEGRCTVHGVYDPNPSSVEGARRVKAQFSDEPLVVYESLEAACNDPAVDALIICTPNHTHLDVLKVAVQSGKHILLEKPMATNLPDAYAIWQIAQNYPKVLQIGLQYRYKPIYVEAIHEAKVRKSLGEIKTITILEHREPFLDKVKQWNKFSKYSGGTLVEKCCHYFDLFNLFAESRPVSVYASGSQAVNFRDFEYGGLRSDILDNAFVIVEYQNGVRANFNLCMFAPMVYEEIVICGDEGRLKASEGVNGQAYSKWENYLEVICLPDRTSRTMTPSYPALIEESGHSGATYYEHLRFIEAMDGKPSTAATAEEGFWSVVVGVAAEESAKRGEKVWVRELLEGSGLGHL, encoded by the coding sequence ATGAAGAAAAACAAAGAGTTCGCCAACCGCCTGCACGCGCTGGTGCCGAAATTCGCCTACGTACCCAAGGAAGACCGTTTTTTGATGGACCCCGGGCCCCTCAAGTACCGCTTCAACGTGATCGGGGTGGGGGTCAACGGCCAGGAGCACGTCCGGGTGACCCTGCTCGAGGGGCGCTGCACCGTCCACGGCGTCTACGACCCCAACCCCTCCAGCGTGGAGGGCGCCCGCCGGGTCAAGGCCCAGTTCTCCGACGAGCCTTTGGTGGTGTATGAGAGCCTCGAGGCCGCCTGCAACGACCCGGCGGTAGACGCCCTGATCATCTGCACCCCCAACCACACCCACCTGGATGTCCTAAAGGTTGCCGTACAGTCGGGCAAGCACATCCTGCTGGAAAAGCCCATGGCCACCAACCTGCCAGACGCCTACGCGATCTGGCAGATCGCCCAGAACTACCCCAAGGTGCTGCAGATCGGGCTCCAGTACCGCTACAAGCCCATCTACGTGGAGGCCATCCACGAGGCCAAGGTGCGCAAAAGCCTGGGCGAGATCAAGACCATCACCATCCTCGAGCACCGCGAGCCCTTCTTGGACAAAGTCAAGCAGTGGAACAAGTTCTCCAAGTACTCCGGCGGCACCCTGGTGGAGAAGTGCTGCCACTACTTCGACCTCTTCAACCTCTTTGCCGAGTCGAGGCCGGTAAGCGTGTATGCCTCGGGCAGCCAGGCGGTGAACTTCCGCGACTTCGAGTACGGCGGCCTTCGCTCGGACATCCTGGACAACGCCTTCGTGATCGTGGAGTACCAAAACGGGGTGCGGGCCAACTTCAACCTGTGCATGTTCGCGCCCATGGTCTACGAGGAGATCGTCATCTGTGGCGACGAGGGCCGCCTCAAGGCCAGCGAGGGGGTGAACGGCCAAGCCTACTCCAAATGGGAAAACTACCTTGAGGTCATCTGCCTCCCCGACCGCACCTCCCGCACCATGACCCCCAGCTACCCCGCCCTCATCGAGGAAAGCGGCCATAGCGGGGCCACCTACTACGAGCACCTGCGCTTTATCGAGGCTATGGACGGAAAGCCCTCTACAGCCGCCACCGCCGAAGAGGGCTTCTGGAGCGTGGTGGTGGGGGTGGCCGCCGAAGAGTCCGCGAAGCGGGGGGAGAAGGTGTGGGTGCGGGAGTTGCTCGAGGGGAGTGGGTTAGGGCACTTATAA